From the genome of SAR202 cluster bacterium, one region includes:
- a CDS encoding prephenate dehydrogenase/arogenate dehydrogenase family protein → MSTSRPDKARAERITIIGMNSTGMSFGLALKGAGLTATEIVGADGDRAALDRAASLGAVDRTSANLADALEGAALVIIAEDLSMTRDLLAAIGDALATGATVTDTSSPKAATIEWAETHLPAGVSFVGGHPLGGRPDETSATAFEGASYAIVPSKRASKGSIESVASMVELLGAKPVFMDAAEHDAFAAMTEILPALIGYAYLANTAGSPPWKDVSRFAGLEWAQIAYSAADPKDAAVAAAAATDATVNAINGLIEKLVEIRDLVRSRDERLSGRLIELWEARARWELGETSARPAAHESAGSFSSMILGRRLSERLKQIGNVNRRRKWGYPRKGDKE, encoded by the coding sequence GTGAGTACGAGCAGGCCGGACAAAGCGCGGGCGGAGCGCATCACCATCATCGGGATGAACAGCACCGGCATGTCCTTTGGGCTTGCGCTCAAAGGGGCTGGGCTCACGGCCACGGAGATTGTCGGCGCGGACGGCGACCGGGCAGCGCTGGACCGCGCGGCCAGCCTGGGGGCGGTGGACCGCACCAGCGCAAACCTCGCGGATGCCCTTGAAGGCGCGGCCCTGGTGATAATCGCAGAGGATCTGTCGATGACGCGGGACCTCCTGGCCGCGATCGGCGACGCTCTTGCGACGGGCGCGACGGTGACGGACACATCCAGCCCGAAGGCCGCAACGATAGAATGGGCCGAGACGCACCTGCCGGCCGGCGTCAGCTTCGTTGGGGGTCATCCCCTTGGCGGCAGGCCGGATGAGACATCCGCCACCGCCTTCGAAGGCGCGTCATATGCGATAGTCCCTTCGAAGAGGGCGTCGAAAGGCTCTATTGAGAGCGTCGCGTCGATGGTTGAGCTCCTGGGCGCAAAGCCGGTGTTCATGGACGCGGCCGAGCACGACGCCTTCGCGGCAATGACGGAGATTCTCCCCGCGTTGATAGGCTACGCCTACCTGGCGAACACGGCGGGCTCGCCGCCGTGGAAGGACGTTTCAAGGTTTGCGGGGCTGGAGTGGGCGCAGATCGCCTACTCGGCGGCGGACCCGAAGGACGCTGCAGTCGCGGCTGCCGCCGCGACCGATGCCACAGTCAATGCCATAAACGGCCTCATCGAGAAACTTGTCGAGATCCGCGACCTGGTGCGGAGCAGAGATGAAAGGCTTTCGGGAAGGCTCATTGAGCTTTGGGAAGCCCGGGCGCGCTGGGAGTTAGGTGAAACCTCTGCTCGGCCTGCCGCACACGAGTCCGCGGGGAGCTTTTCAAGTATGATTCTGGGGCGCCGCCTGAGCGAGCGCCTCAAGCAAATAGGCAATGTAAATCGTCGCCGCAAGTGGGGGTACCCGCGCAAGGGCGACAAGGAGTAA
- the aroA gene encoding 3-phosphoshikimate 1-carboxyvinyltransferase: MKKVIQHRPRIEGAIATPGDKSTSHRAALLNSIAEGTAHVSNFCVGDDRASMLRVLRGLGVRITRHNACPVSGADECFKVEGRGLDGLVEPTNVLSAGNSGTTTRLVSGLLAGQSFMSVLTGDGSLRRRPMSRVVKPLTQMGAKIMGRSKDTLLPLAIRGGDLKGINYTVPMASAQVKSCVLIAGLYAQGTTTVTEPTLSRDHTERMLRYMGANLKSSGLSHSISRSKLIAKDIAVPGDTSSAAFWLVAGAVHPNARITLRNIGINPTRTGVIKVLESMGARIRMQNVRESGPETVADIVVETSELHGTEIRGEIIPHVIDELPVLSLAAALAKGKTVIADAEELRVKESDRINATAVGLNALGARVEEQGDGMVIYGGAKLKGAAVKSYGDHRIAMTMGIAGVIATGRTTIDGAEAASVSYPLFWDTLQSLTMGGLQ, from the coding sequence ATGAAGAAGGTTATCCAACACCGGCCCCGCATTGAGGGCGCTATTGCGACTCCGGGAGACAAGTCCACATCGCACCGCGCGGCGCTCTTGAACTCGATAGCGGAGGGGACCGCGCACGTCTCCAATTTCTGCGTCGGCGATGACCGCGCGTCGATGCTGCGCGTTTTGCGCGGCCTTGGAGTGAGGATAACAAGGCACAACGCCTGCCCGGTCAGCGGAGCGGATGAATGCTTCAAAGTGGAGGGCCGCGGACTGGACGGGCTGGTGGAACCTACCAACGTTCTCAGCGCCGGCAATAGCGGCACGACGACCCGCCTCGTCTCCGGCCTGCTCGCCGGCCAGTCGTTCATGAGCGTACTCACCGGCGACGGGTCACTCCGCCGCCGCCCAATGTCGCGCGTCGTCAAGCCGCTCACGCAGATGGGCGCGAAGATAATGGGCCGGAGCAAAGACACTTTACTCCCGTTGGCCATTCGCGGCGGCGACCTGAAGGGCATCAACTACACCGTCCCCATGGCCAGCGCGCAGGTGAAGTCGTGTGTGCTCATAGCCGGGCTTTATGCCCAGGGGACGACGACCGTAACCGAGCCTACCCTGTCCCGCGACCACACGGAGCGCATGTTGCGTTACATGGGCGCCAACCTGAAGTCCAGCGGCCTCAGCCACTCGATCAGCCGGTCGAAGCTGATTGCGAAGGATATTGCGGTGCCGGGAGACACCAGCTCCGCAGCATTCTGGCTGGTGGCCGGAGCCGTACACCCGAACGCTCGGATCACGCTCAGGAACATAGGCATCAACCCCACCCGCACGGGCGTCATCAAGGTGCTGGAGTCCATGGGCGCGAGAATACGCATGCAGAATGTGCGGGAGAGTGGTCCTGAAACCGTTGCGGACATCGTGGTCGAAACGAGCGAACTGCACGGTACGGAGATAAGGGGCGAGATCATTCCCCATGTCATTGACGAACTGCCGGTGCTATCGCTGGCCGCAGCTCTGGCGAAGGGCAAGACCGTGATAGCCGACGCCGAGGAGCTGAGGGTCAAGGAGTCGGACCGGATCAACGCGACGGCAGTGGGACTCAACGCGCTGGGCGCCAGAGTGGAAGAGCAAGGCGACGGGATGGTCATCTACGGCGGCGCAAAGCTCAAGGGGGCCGCGGTGAAGAGCTACGGCGACCACCGCATTGCCATGACGATGGGCATCGCGGGCGTCATTGCAACCGGCAGGACGACTATCGACGGGGCTGAGGCGGCGAGCGTCTCCTACCCGCTCTTCTGGGACACGCTGCAGTCGCTTACGATGGGTGGGTTACAATAG
- a CDS encoding guanylate kinase produces MNNAANGHKQSILLVLSGPSGVGKDAVLNRMKAAGRPYHFTVTCTTRPKRASETEGKDYIFLTSEKFREMLRNGEFLESAEVYGNYYGVPKRQVMDALNAGKDVIIKTDIQGAATIRKLAPNALFIFLAPPSMEELAARLTLRMTESPEALRRRLDTAEKEMRESSRFDYVVVNENDRIDEAVHAIEEIMERERMEARRRVVAL; encoded by the coding sequence ATGAACAACGCCGCCAACGGCCACAAACAGTCCATACTGCTCGTCCTCTCCGGCCCATCCGGGGTCGGGAAGGACGCCGTCCTGAACCGGATGAAGGCGGCCGGCAGGCCATACCACTTCACGGTCACCTGCACCACCCGCCCAAAGCGGGCAAGCGAGACTGAAGGCAAGGACTATATCTTCCTGACTTCCGAAAAGTTCCGGGAGATGCTCCGCAACGGCGAATTCCTCGAATCGGCGGAGGTCTACGGCAACTACTACGGAGTGCCGAAGCGGCAGGTGATGGACGCCCTGAACGCGGGCAAGGACGTCATCATCAAGACCGACATCCAGGGCGCGGCGACCATCCGGAAGCTGGCCCCCAACGCGTTGTTCATCTTCCTGGCGCCGCCAAGCATGGAAGAGCTGGCGGCGCGCCTGACGCTACGCATGACGGAGTCGCCGGAGGCGTTAAGGCGCCGCCTGGACACCGCAGAAAAAGAGATGCGGGAGTCGTCCCGGTTCGACTATGTGGTTGTCAACGAAAACGACCGCATCGACGAGGCGGTGCACGCCATTGAGGAGATAATGGAGCGAGAGCGCATGGAGGCCCGCCGCCGGGTGGTGGCTCTCTAG
- a CDS encoding DEAD/DEAH box helicase — translation MTDKSTRTPTVNSVTQSAQPFSFQQVRPAIFAELQKMGITSPTPIQVSAIPAMLAGHDLLGQAPTGSGKTLAFTIPMIEACDTKVNGVQSLVLVPTRELAIQIADVAEPLAKACKLKLTLLYGGRSLVPEQSALRRGPHIIIGTPGRTLDHLRQGALNLKSVKVFVLDEADEMLDRGFAPDVERIIGYTPTTRQTALFSATMPQWVKLTAEKHMRSPVTVRVTPDKEAPAVIEQIVYEVGADVKLSALKVLLDKRGEGSVLVFGRTKHGVKKLATRLVQLGYPTAALQGNLSQNAREKVMADFRSGKLPILVATNVAARGIDVSDIDLVINYEMPETAELFTHRVGRTGRMGRAGTAITLLTAVDFLKWHEMQKALGRRIAPSPWPHGELARDPLPMPSPQSRQPRQRSSGGRPPRGDSRPQGSSRSPRSGGQRGDRAPGERQQRIELHSQDAGSSAGMSALERAKARHQQRQPGR, via the coding sequence ATGACCGATAAATCTACCCGGACCCCCACAGTCAATTCAGTTACCCAGTCCGCACAGCCATTCTCATTTCAGCAAGTCCGACCCGCAATCTTCGCTGAGCTTCAGAAAATGGGCATCACCTCGCCCACGCCTATTCAAGTGTCGGCGATTCCCGCCATGCTTGCAGGGCACGATCTTCTGGGCCAAGCGCCCACAGGCTCCGGCAAGACTCTAGCCTTCACGATCCCCATGATCGAGGCGTGTGACACGAAAGTCAACGGAGTGCAGTCCCTGGTTCTGGTCCCAACCCGCGAGCTGGCAATCCAGATTGCGGATGTGGCCGAGCCGCTCGCAAAGGCCTGCAAGCTCAAGCTGACGCTACTTTACGGCGGCAGGTCGCTCGTCCCGGAGCAGTCCGCGCTGAGGCGTGGGCCGCACATCATCATTGGGACGCCGGGCAGGACGCTCGACCACCTTCGTCAGGGGGCGCTCAATCTCAAGAGCGTCAAGGTATTTGTCCTGGACGAGGCGGACGAGATGCTGGACCGCGGCTTCGCGCCGGACGTGGAGCGGATCATCGGCTACACGCCAACTACAAGGCAAACGGCGCTCTTTTCGGCCACCATGCCCCAGTGGGTGAAGCTTACCGCCGAGAAGCACATGCGCTCCCCCGTGACTGTTCGCGTCACTCCTGATAAGGAGGCCCCGGCGGTCATTGAGCAGATCGTCTACGAAGTGGGCGCGGACGTGAAGCTCAGCGCGCTGAAGGTCCTGCTCGACAAGCGCGGCGAGGGCTCCGTCCTCGTCTTCGGGCGAACGAAGCACGGCGTCAAGAAGCTGGCCACCCGGCTCGTACAGCTGGGCTACCCCACCGCGGCGCTCCAGGGCAACCTGAGTCAGAACGCCCGCGAGAAGGTCATGGCGGACTTCCGCTCCGGCAAGCTGCCGATTCTGGTTGCGACCAACGTCGCCGCGCGCGGCATCGACGTCTCGGACATAGACCTTGTCATTAACTACGAGATGCCTGAGACCGCCGAGTTGTTCACGCACCGCGTGGGCCGCACCGGCCGCATGGGGCGCGCCGGGACGGCGATAACCCTGCTTACGGCGGTGGACTTCCTTAAGTGGCACGAGATGCAGAAGGCGCTCGGCCGGCGCATCGCCCCTTCGCCCTGGCCACACGGCGAGCTCGCCCGCGACCCCTTGCCCATGCCGTCGCCCCAGTCGCGCCAGCCCAGGCAGCGCTCTTCGGGCGGAAGGCCGCCGCGCGGTGATAGCAGGCCGCAGGGTTCGTCACGTTCGCCGAGGTCAGGCGGGCAGCGCGGCGATCGCGCTCCCGGCGAGAGGCAGCAGCGAATCGAGCTGCACTCCCAGGATGCCGGGTCGTCCGCCGGGATGTCGGCCCTGGAGCGGGCCAAGGCTCGCCACCAGCAGCGCCAACCCGGGCGATAG
- a CDS encoding M1 family metallopeptidase: protein MFDNRHDIRSAALLTEHRVPCAHYAPCDLSSTIGVLTQSIYPIYLRKGSALMTTTTTGRKVLPANVRPSHYKITLSPDLDNFTFRGEETVRIDIQEPTRTITLNADELAIQTCSFQAMGGRSFAPIETTLNEKDQTVTFTFQQEIPVSQGALNIKFTGTLNDKLRGFYRSKYRGKDGKDHYLATTQFEATDARRAFPCWDEPSLKARFQINLVIPPALTAVSNMPLVKESRDPSGKKRMEFEDSPIMSTYLVAFVVGDLKYVEEGSKSGTMMRIWATAGNEEKGRYALDVSLRLLDYYNSYFGIPYPLAKMDHIAIPDFAAGAMENWGCITYREPALLVDPANSSAGTRQTVAAVVAHEMAHMWFGDLVTMAWWNDLWLNESFASWMGDKAVDVLHPEWQMWTQFVSSDTNRALSLDGLKNSHPIEQEVNNPDEIGQLFDAISYSKGGSILRMLEHYLGADTFQRGLGIYLNRHQYKNAAQIDLWNAMGEASGKPVAAMMSSWINQTGYPVLDVKTSRKSGAVDLAASQNRFLYDHLVDRNAKDDTLWRVPLAARTDSGATASAMMDQREAKLSIATGKAGAGALWVKVNPEQTGFYRVNYTPEDWNALRPAIRDLALPAMDRLGIQNDAYALARGGYIPITVFLNIAEAYLNETDASVWSDLTANFGSLDLLIGSQNYYPRYQAYARRILQTAGKQIGWDKRPNEGHLDALLRSTLLTALGEYKDDSTLAEARKRFDAYVKDPGSVHPDIRRVSLALTAKRGDRAVYDKMWEMEKAAALEEEKLRLLVALTQFERQDLLEETLNRSLSADVRLSNTIAVVTYVANNRHGRDMAWGFLKKNWTEFDRRYGEGGFGLMRLVAGTTKFTTRDRYEDVESFFKAHPAPAADRTIKQSLELIRINIAWLERNADELEKWFVG, encoded by the coding sequence ATGTTTGACAATCGCCACGATATTCGTAGCGCCGCCTTGTTAACGGAACATCGAGTGCCCTGCGCGCACTATGCTCCCTGTGACCTATCGTCTACAATCGGTGTGTTGACTCAATCTATCTATCCTATATACCTCCGCAAAGGAAGTGCGCTCATGACGACAACGACCACCGGACGAAAAGTCCTGCCAGCGAATGTGCGACCTTCTCACTATAAGATCACTCTCTCGCCGGACCTCGACAACTTCACTTTTCGCGGTGAGGAAACAGTCCGGATCGACATTCAGGAGCCTACAAGAACTATTACCCTGAACGCGGATGAGCTGGCCATCCAGACCTGCAGCTTCCAGGCAATGGGTGGGAGGTCCTTCGCCCCTATTGAAACGACACTTAACGAGAAGGACCAGACAGTAACGTTCACATTCCAGCAGGAGATCCCGGTCAGCCAGGGCGCGCTGAACATCAAGTTCACCGGCACGCTGAATGACAAGCTCCGCGGCTTCTACCGCAGCAAGTACAGGGGCAAGGACGGCAAGGACCACTACCTGGCCACAACGCAGTTTGAGGCGACGGATGCCCGCCGCGCGTTCCCATGCTGGGATGAGCCGTCATTGAAGGCCCGGTTCCAGATAAACCTGGTTATCCCTCCTGCCTTGACCGCTGTATCCAACATGCCGCTTGTGAAGGAATCCAGAGACCCGTCGGGCAAGAAGCGCATGGAGTTCGAGGACTCCCCGATCATGTCCACGTACCTGGTCGCGTTTGTCGTCGGCGACCTTAAGTACGTGGAGGAGGGTTCGAAAAGCGGCACAATGATGCGCATCTGGGCGACGGCGGGCAATGAGGAGAAGGGGCGCTACGCGCTGGACGTCTCTTTGCGGTTGCTCGACTACTACAACAGTTACTTCGGCATCCCCTACCCGCTGGCCAAGATGGACCACATAGCCATTCCTGATTTCGCTGCCGGCGCAATGGAGAACTGGGGCTGCATCACTTACCGCGAACCCGCGCTGCTGGTGGACCCGGCCAACAGCTCTGCCGGCACCCGCCAGACCGTGGCGGCTGTTGTGGCACACGAGATGGCGCACATGTGGTTCGGCGACCTTGTCACAATGGCATGGTGGAACGATCTCTGGCTCAACGAGAGCTTCGCCTCGTGGATGGGCGATAAGGCCGTGGACGTTTTGCACCCAGAGTGGCAGATGTGGACGCAGTTTGTCTCGTCAGACACCAACCGCGCGCTCAGCCTCGATGGGCTGAAGAACTCGCACCCGATCGAGCAGGAGGTCAATAACCCGGACGAGATCGGGCAGCTCTTCGACGCAATCAGTTACAGCAAGGGCGGCTCGATCCTACGCATGCTTGAGCACTACCTCGGCGCGGACACATTCCAGCGCGGCCTGGGTATTTACCTCAATCGCCACCAGTACAAGAATGCTGCCCAGATAGACCTTTGGAACGCGATGGGCGAGGCGTCCGGAAAGCCCGTCGCCGCAATGATGTCCTCGTGGATCAACCAGACCGGGTACCCAGTACTGGACGTCAAGACTTCGCGGAAGTCGGGCGCGGTGGACCTGGCCGCTTCACAGAACCGCTTCCTGTACGACCACCTGGTAGACAGGAATGCGAAGGACGACACGCTGTGGCGCGTGCCGCTTGCTGCCCGCACGGATTCGGGGGCAACAGCGTCCGCGATGATGGACCAGCGCGAGGCGAAGCTTTCGATTGCCACAGGAAAGGCCGGTGCGGGCGCACTCTGGGTGAAGGTCAATCCGGAGCAGACGGGCTTCTATCGCGTCAATTACACGCCGGAGGACTGGAACGCCCTTCGCCCGGCCATCCGCGACCTTGCTCTGCCGGCAATGGACCGCCTCGGAATTCAGAACGACGCCTACGCACTGGCCCGAGGGGGGTACATACCCATCACCGTATTCCTGAACATCGCAGAGGCCTACCTGAACGAGACGGACGCGAGCGTCTGGTCGGACCTGACGGCCAACTTTGGGAGCCTGGACCTGCTGATCGGCAGCCAGAACTACTACCCGCGCTACCAGGCATATGCCCGCCGCATACTGCAAACGGCCGGCAAGCAGATCGGCTGGGACAAGCGGCCCAACGAGGGACACCTGGACGCCCTGCTGCGCAGCACGTTGCTCACGGCCCTGGGCGAATACAAGGACGATTCAACCCTTGCGGAGGCCAGGAAGCGCTTCGACGCCTACGTGAAGGACCCCGGGTCCGTGCACCCGGATATCCGCCGCGTTTCCCTTGCCCTGACGGCCAAGCGCGGCGACCGAGCCGTGTACGACAAGATGTGGGAAATGGAGAAGGCTGCCGCCCTCGAAGAGGAGAAACTTCGCCTGCTTGTCGCTCTTACCCAGTTTGAGCGCCAGGACCTCCTGGAGGAGACGCTCAACCGCTCGCTTTCGGCAGACGTGCGCCTTTCAAATACGATTGCGGTTGTCACGTACGTGGCCAACAACCGCCATGGACGGGATATGGCATGGGGATTCCTCAAGAAGAACTGGACGGAGTTCGACCGCCGCTACGGCGAAGGTGGTTTCGGCCTCATGCGCCTTGTTGCCGGCACAACGAAGTTCACCACACGCGACCGGTACGAAGATGTCGAGTCGTTCTTCAAAGCTCATCCGGCCCCGGCTGCGGACCGCACCATCAAGCAATCGCTGGAGTTGATAAGGATCAACATCGCCTGGCTGGAGCGGAACGCGGACGAGCTGGAGAAGTGGTTCGTGGGCTAA